Sequence from the Peromyscus eremicus chromosome 4, PerEre_H2_v1, whole genome shotgun sequence genome:
tcTAGGCCACATCTTCTGCTATATATAGATaagcatatatataaatatatgcttaTGTAAGGACAACGGAAAAAGGAAAGGTTCGTtcattctttgcctgcttgtcatCACCTTGTCAGCatattcattccttcactggcattggaactatgtcttcaggattccagaacatacagaagaccagctgagacacccagcctcatgggatTGAGGGATtattagattcttggactttctattcACAGATAGCCATTGTTTGGCGGCAGCCTGTAAATCATTTCAATAAATTtccatatatgtgtctgtgtatgtacatatatggagagagagaaagacagagacagaaacagacagagagagagaaaagggaggattcattctataagttctgtgactcatAAAATCTTTCTGCAGCAGGCAATGCAGAgattcataactggtcaaagtgctaagGATAGGTGACTGTGAATACTAAACTCTAAATGGGATCTtttcaactcccctcccccaaactcagggaacatcacagaagaggaggcagaaagacaagAACTAGaagatggcgggggggggggggagtgctgtgaagttctgtcttctggacatgacatggatattgtactcatgaactcacaggagTTGTGGTTTCTAGCACAAGACCTCCAGAAAACGAAGCCAGTCAATATTCCAGTATCAGTGGAGGAGATGTTAATGAGGTCCTTCTTCTAATttaggagctattggcagttgatagctacAAGAAGAGGATGAATCCTTCTCCTTTGGGGATGTGGTCattggtaggttgcccatgctctaGCAGATGGCGCCACACTCAGGTACATATGGCACGAATTAATTAGATTGAGTAGATAATTTcttcaaaaagagaaagatgTGTCAGAGGTTgtggtacacctttaatcccagattttgagaggcagaggcaggcaaatctctatgcattcaaggccatcctagtctacatagcaagtttcaggactacatagagagaccctgttttaaattaaaaaaaaaaaaaaaaaaagcagaaatacCAGAACATGAAGTTCAAAGAGGGATGTGTTAGGAAGAAGTCTaggaagagatggggaaatgGAGAGAATGGAGAGtaggtatgatcaaaatacattttgtatatatgtatgaaattctcagataataatatttttaagtttttgagaaaACATGAATGATTTATTTAGGCTAGCACACCAAACATTTAATCATCATAGCTTTAactgcaaaaacaaaaccttcacaAGAGTGAAGGATGCTATCACAGCCAGCTAAATACCTAGCCTACTAAAAACATAAAGTATCAAGAGAAGTGGAGGTGTCTCTACACTGCTTAGTTCTAGATCTAatgttttgaaatacattttaacaaAGCATAAAAGCATTATTGACTATAATGTAGCCCCTGTACAGTCAATAATCATTTAATAAATAACTAACTGTATCCCTAAGATGTACCAAGTTCTGTGCTACACATTTGAAAGGAATTGGATAACAAAGCATGTTTACCACCATCCCCCAAAAACACTCAAACCAATATGAATGAACTACCAATTGATGTTGGTCTGGGTGTGGAATAGACCAATTCTGAGCAGATCTACATGTGAGAAAGACCAGAGGCAGAGATGCGGttatcacacaaaataaaactaacaatCAGCATAATGGTGATAtagttaatatttattgagtgccaTATTCTTTTCTAAAAGCTTAGCATGCATATTATCTGATTTAATGCCCAGAGTAATCCTATGAGTTTCATCATGGTATtgatataattaaatttaatcaTCAAAAACAGTTGTTCACAGAAGTTAAGGAATATACACCTCAGGTTGTGCCTGACAGGCAATTGGATTAGACTAAAGAATGTCAGAGCCTGAGGAAGAGATGTGGTGCCAACACATGAGTGCTCTAAAATTCTATGTAATTTGCATTGTAAGGATTCACACTCAACAAGAGCTTATGGGGCATCAATTATGGCCAGGGTAGAAGGAACTACAAAGAGGAAGGAACAGCACACACTTCTGCACATAACAGCAAACAGTCTGAGAAACACATATGAATAATCACAATGAAAGTGGCGATGTTTATATCATGTTTCTAAAATGGCTACAAAAAGGAGACCCAAGTCTACCTCAGGAAGAGGGAGTTTGGGAGAGACTTTATAAAAAAAGATGATTTTAATTAACCAAGATTTTAACAGATCTATAAGGTTTTGCTGTATGTTAAAGGAAGGTAAAGGCATTCCACATAGAATAAGCAGAATTTACTCCAGGAATGTTCATCTGTCCTACtgtcatttcctgttgctgtgataaaatatcctgccaaaagcaacttaagggagaaagggcttgctTGACTCACAATCCAGGTTATCGTCCATCATTGCAGAGAAGACAAGGTGGCAAGAACTTGAAGtggctagtcacatcacatccacactCAACTCAAGCATGCTGGTCTTCAGTTGCCACTTCACTTCTACAAAATTCAGTATCTCCTGGCCGTGGAAATGATGCCACACAAAGTGAGTGAGTTTGCCTATtaatcaagataattccccaTGAAATGCCCATAggccaagtgctgtgggatatcgttctgtatgctgtgaatatgtgttgctttgattggttgctAAATAAAGTGCTAATTGGCCAAGAGCCAGGCAGTAAGGATAGGCAGAGTGAGCAAATGAGAataattctggaaagaggaagggctgagtcaggagtcaccagccagacacagagaaagcaagatgagaaggcagaactgagaaaaggtaccaagacacatggctaaacataggtaagatttatgggttaatttaagtgtaagagctagtcagtaataagcctcaGCTAATGGCCAAGgtgttgtaattaatataaacttctgagtgattattttacaagcagGCCACAGGATCGCGGGGCTGGTggaaccagagaaacttccaactacagccaAGCTAAATTAGACAATCTCtcattgagactcccttcccaggtgaGTCTAGATTTTGTCAACCTGCTAATTAAAACTATCACACCAACCATGCTTAAGGTTTAGTGCATAcaccaaagagaaggaagaattgCATAATGATTGTATAACTAATATTCATCTACATATTGAGCAAGTATCTCTAGGAGAAATGGGGAAACAAATGATCCAAGTATACATCTAGCATGCTTGATCTATTCTCTAGGCAAGCTGCTGGCATTAATTTACCTGGTCTGTGATACATAAAACAGATGCACAGCAAATGAAGTGCAGGCCTTAGTAATCTCAAAGCCGCAAGGGGCCAATTTCATGGCAGTCTATACATTGTTGGTAATTCTGTGGGATTGTGGGTGACATGAAAATTCTGAAAGGTGAAATAACATTGGAGACACACTTCTCTTGTATTTTTCACCAATAAATAGTAACAAACTTTAAAAGTAATCAATATGGTATGTCCACTTAAAAGAAGGTACACAAGTCTGGAGTTAAACATGCATGAAGTCAACATGGTCAACATATAAGGTCAACATTATTGATAATTTATTCCTGCCTGATTCTTCTGagttaataaaatatacaaatttttGATATTCTATGTTTTTACATCAGTACAgccaaaaattattaattttcataaaaattattttacttcatCATTCTTGTTGGTAGGCAGAATATATGccatttttaatgttatttccCATTATGAATGTTAGACATTGTAATAGGGCCCAAAGTCTGTCTTTTGCACCATTATGTCACAAGATGTAAAACTAATTCAGATTTTTTCTTATTATCAGGATCAGATGGTCTCTAAGGTACAATATGCCAatcagaagaagagaaaaatgtaatgACGCATTTGTCTACATTAGAAGAAAAAAGCAGATTACTATCCTCATgccaaatattccatgataattCTATTGCTTCGTTCCCTTTCTAAATGAAACACAAGTTGTTATCTtgagagatggagaagaaaggagaaaagaggaaaagaacagAGGGATAAAACAAGAAAGGGAAGGATAAAGGAAAGTAATGATTAACCTAAAAAATATTTGTCAAAATGGTCTCTATTCAGTTCATGGGCTTGGGTGGACAACAGGATAAACTTAGAATCTTCCATAGAACAGTAAGAAAACTGAGTGAGAATGATTAATGAATATTTTAGGATCAGTACTGGAGAACAAGTTGAATGTACCCAACAAACAAaatcattaatatatatatacatatacatatatatatacatatatatgtatatgtatatttactaGTTACTATGATCTAATAATCACATATTGGATACATGTATTGAAATCTATGCTATATCCATAAGTATATAAACATATTATGGAGtaggagaggcagaaggaataaACCAATGAAGTGGATTTTGTCctagaaaaaaatactttgaatttGCACTTTGTTCCAAGACAATTGTGTTATTAAATGTCATGGATCCAAACATGTTCCTCAAAATGGACCTCTACCTTAGAACATTATACCCAAAAGCAAGGATGCTCATTGCTGAGGAGAATCACAGATACAGGCACGCGAAGCTCTTGTATTTACTGACGCCATTATTAAAATAAGTGGACAGAGGGCTTGAAAGAGGACTAGCAGGATAGGGGTGATATGAATAGAGAAATGGATAAAACAGAGAGTGGGTTCAGACTGAGAAGATGGGGGGGGcaatacagaaggagaaggaggaaggagggaatgaataataccaaaataattttttgtaattGTGAATTTTTACAAAGATGTTCTATGTCACCGCCAAAGATTCTTTTGGGTTTTTGTCTAACTGTGCTGGTGGGAAGCTCAAAATAAAGCAGGCTTTTTTACTCTGGCACTATAATGGCTTGTATAATTTTTCATTGTCTTAAGACTTACAGTTTTTAATGgatgttggttgtttgtttttgccaaaGACTTAAAAGTTGCAGAAGAAAATAGATGGGACAATTAGTGTTTGGTAAGTTCATGCAAGAGTGTGAACAAGGCAAGTGGGCTGTCCTTGAGCTGCAACATGCTGTTTGGTGCAGCACTTGGGGCTTGTGAGGCTTCCCCCTACTTTTCCACCAACTCCTACTTCTGTGAGAACCAAATATCTGCTCACATTGGCAAATGTCCACAGAGTGACATGAAACGCTGACTCAGTGCTTCTTTAAGCATAAAGAAAAACCAGAATTCCTCATATGCTTATTTATAAAGGTGTGGCTCGTGAGTTGTCAAATTgtgttctaatttttaaaaggagtgtTATACTTAAAGGTAAGATATTCATTTCCATTAACATGTAAAAAGTATATTATAATACAAATGAAAAACTATGTACAGTAGACTCTGCTCTCTATGCTTTTCAGTTATCTGTGGTTAACCTCAGCCTCAAAACATTAAATAGGAAACTTCAGAAATAAGATTTTTATGTTAACATTTTCAGGTTGTTTTACTCCATCTTCCTAGGGACATGATCTCCACTTAGCCAGTGTTATAACTGTGTATTGCACTCAAAACTCAGACACATTTTCTATCAGGGCCACAGCCCAGCATCAGAGCTCTTATGTTCCAGTAACCCCTTTTTACTTCATAGTGGTCCTAAAGAATAATGGTGACGCTGCAAAGGAGTTGCCAGGAAACAAAACATGAAGGACAGAGCAACTCTGTGCTGTGTGACATCTCCAAGGGGCAAATagagaaatcaaataaaacacCTCACAATCATGCATCTACCTTCTACTCACTGTGATAGATTACAAACTGTGGAAATAagagccattttaagtaaacatgaaCATAACATGTAATTTCAAGAGAGGAAAAgttagtttgaaaaaaaaaagcagagctcTAATATCCAGTGACATGGCGTCTTGTTGGTAGATTAATTTTAGAACTAAGCATTTAAGAAAAACCACAGCACAGGGCAAGTTACCTAATGAACTGTGCcataaacaaatttttattacaaattgtagtagatttttttctcaaaaaaaaagaggaaagaaaaaaacctactGAAAACAAAACCCATTTCATACGCACAAAAAGAAAGACATATTTGTAATTTGGCTGTGGCCCCTCAGTTTTCCTTTTGGCTCCAGAACTTCCCTATGGCATTTTTCACCTCTGCATTTCTAAGAGTGTAGACAATGGGGTTCAGCATGGGGGTGATGACCGTGTAGAACACAGCCACAAGCTTGTCCACAGTGTAGGTAGAGGAAGGTCTCATGTAAATAAAAGCACCAGGCCCAAAGAACAAGATGACCACTGTAATATGAGAAGCACAGGTGGAGAGGGCCTTGCGTCTCCCCTCTGCTGAATGGTTTCTCAAGTTGACTAGGATGATGACATAGGAGGTCACCAAGATAAGGAGAGAGATTATAGAGATTAAACCACTGTTGGCCATCACAATAACCCCCTCCATAAAGGTGTCAGTGCAGGCAAGCATAAATAATGGCTGGAGGTCACAGAAGTAGTGGTCAATCACATTGGGATCACAGAAGGGCAACGGAATGGTGATGAGGATCTGGATTATGGAGTGAATGAGGCCCCCCAGCCAGGAACCAGCCACCAGCATGTGACACACTTGATGACTCATAATGTTCATGTAATGAAGAGgtttgcagatggccacatagcggtcataggccatcactACAAGCAGAATGACTTCAACAACTCCaaagaaatgggagaaaaatatcTGAGCCAGACAGCCCTTCAGAGAGATGGTTTTAATCTTAGCAAGTAAGTCAGTGAGGAACTTGGGGACAATGGTAGAAGAGTAACAGATCTCCACGAGGGACAAGGagctgaggaagaagtacatgggggaaCGCAGACTCTTACTGATGCTGACTGTCACAACAATGAGGCCATTGCCCAGCACTGTGGCCACATACACAGGAAGGAAAAGTACAAAGCACACCTTCTGCACCTCTGGATCCTGGAAAAGGCCAGTGAAAATTAATTCAGTTACATTATTTTCATTGGCCATGGAGTCAGCTCAAGTGTATTGAACATCGGATAGTATGAAGGCTGGAAAAAAGTCAAAAATTTTGGAACAAATTAATTTCATTAAAAGCATTCTAGAAAGGACAGACTGTTTTATTATACACTTACTACTCAATCTTTCATTTAGCAAGTATATTCTCATTCAGCATTAAATATTAGtaatttaatgattttatttcttttattttagtttaattttgctattaacagaaaatagaaatccagaaaaatatatatttacccAAAATCACATAGATATTGTAACTTATAATAAGTCTTTCTAACCTTCAGCCCTTCAGGTTCTTTCTAATTCATCACAAAGAATTCTGAATTTAAGATTTCAAGATATATGActgttagatagatgatagatgcctagatagatacatagatcaTATATTTGTATTATCTTCGTTGCATTTTATAGTTCTTCCTATTGAGTTACCCTTTGATACTGTTCTCGTCCAattctttctatctgtctgttcCTCAGAGAAGTACTACACCTGAAGTATAGACTTGGTAATTCATAAAGAATACacatagggactggagagatggctcagtggttaagagcactaactgttcttccagaggacccaagttcaattcttaGCAATGTCATGCcagctaacaactgcctgtaactccaagatctgatagcctcacacagacatacatgcaggcaaaacaccaatgcacatacaataaaaataaatatattaaaaaaggaTACACATTTATTAGCTCAGATTTCTACAAACTCGGAAGTCCAAAGCAAGCTCAGAATCAAGGGGTGGGGGATGTTACCTTCTCTCTGTGTTGTGGCATGGCAGAGGTATCAGATGATGACACATAGCAAGCATGACAAGGCACGCTCCCTTTATAGCAATGCCACTCAACCTTCAAGCCTACTGATGCATGAACTGAATGAGCCATCATGATCCAATCACCAACTAGAGATCAAACTTCCAAAACCATAAACTCATCAGGAAATAAAACTACACTTTAGCAAGAAAtgtttttcctgttctttctgcCCTTTCCCACTATCTTTCATGCTGTTTTCTCTCCTCAGTTGGGCCCATCCTCGCTTTACTCAAGGCAGAGTCCTCTACATCTTCTTGCATCAAGAAATATGTTTCTCCAACAAATGTTCACATGTCTGAGAGTACTGAACTAACTACATTTTCCACACTATTCTACAATCATTTCTCACCATCTACCACCAAATCTACTGAGAGACATTcattacaaaaacagaaaattttctCAGTAGCTAAGTGGGATCAGATGAGtgggagaaacagagaaaggattTCATACAGAAACTAGAGAGCTGATGAAAAGGGAAAGGTTATGATTCCAGACACACAGGGCctgtgtacatatgaactcacataaACTGTGACCGCATGCCCAAGACCtacacaaattcaaaacagacaaaaatcccggcatggagaaggggaagtggatgaAAAATCCCACTACTAACCAAAAGGCTATTTGCAATTGATTCctgctgggaaagagaaataTCAGTTTTCTCCCATGGA
This genomic interval carries:
- the LOC131908372 gene encoding olfactory receptor 4B13, with amino-acid sequence MANENNVTELIFTGLFQDPEVQKVCFVLFLPVYVATVLGNGLIVVTVSISKSLRSPMYFFLSSLSLVEICYSSTIVPKFLTDLLAKIKTISLKGCLAQIFFSHFFGVVEVILLVVMAYDRYVAICKPLHYMNIMSHQVCHMLVAGSWLGGLIHSIIQILITIPLPFCDPNVIDHYFCDLQPLFMLACTDTFMEGVIVMANSGLISIISLLILVTSYVIILVNLRNHSAEGRRKALSTCASHITVVILFFGPGAFIYMRPSSTYTVDKLVAVFYTVITPMLNPIVYTLRNAEVKNAIGKFWSQKEN